The Lottiidibacillus patelloidae genome contains the following window.
GCGTTTGAAATTTTCAAAGAGAATCTAGAGCATTTTATGAAGGGGTCTGGCTCAATGAAAAATATCGTTAATTTAGAAAGGGGATATTAATTATGAAAATATATACGAAAACAGGAGATAAAGGAACAACATCGTTAATCTATGGAGAAAGAGTAGCGAAACATGATATTCGAGTTGAAGCGTACGGAACTTGTGACGAGGCGAATTCTGCCATTGGAGTAGCATTAAGTCTACTTCCAGACAAACCATTTGTAAAAAGTGAAGAAACTTTAACAATCTTTCATAAAATACAAACCATTTTATTTCATGTTGGTGCTGAACTAGCTACTCCTGTTGGGAAAGAAGTGAAATGGCAAGTGAAACAAGAAGATGTGGAAGATCTTGAGAAAACAATGGATGAATGGAATGAAGACTTGCCTCAGTTAACCACTTTCATTTTGCCTGGTGGTAGTAGCGCGGGGGCACAGTTACATTTAGCGCGAACTATTGTTAGAAGAGCTGAGAGAGTAGCAACATCAATTGGAACCGATGTTAATCCAATCGTTTTACAATATTTGAATCGTCTTTCTGACTTTT
Protein-coding sequences here:
- a CDS encoding cob(I)yrinic acid a,c-diamide adenosyltransferase, encoding MKIYTKTGDKGTTSLIYGERVAKHDIRVEAYGTCDEANSAIGVALSLLPDKPFVKSEETLTIFHKIQTILFHVGAELATPVGKEVKWQVKQEDVEDLEKTMDEWNEDLPQLTTFILPGGSSAGAQLHLARTIVRRAERVATSIGTDVNPIVLQYLNRLSDFLFVAARYLNHKLGAIEKTLHEDVEN